From Sphingomonas sp. PAMC26645:
GCAGCGCAGCGACGGCTGCATCTCGTACGGGCTGTCGTCCTACGGCTACGACGCGCGCGTTGCCGACGAGTTCAAGATCTTCACCAACGTCGACAGCGCGATCGTCGACCCTAAGGACTTTGCCGCAAACAGCTTCGTCGATCGCAAGACCGACGTCTGCATCATCCCGCCCAACAGCTTCGCGCTCGCCCGCACCGTCGAATATTTTCGCGTGCCGCGCGATGTGCTGGTGATCTGTCTGGGCAAATCGACCTATGCGCGGTGCGGGATCATCGTCAACGTGACGCCGCTGGAGCCGGAATGGGAGGGGCATGTGACGCTGGAATTCTCCAACACCACACCGCTGCCTGCCAAAATCTATGCGAACGAGGGTGCGTGCCAGTTCCTGTTCCTCAAGGGGAACGAGCCTTGCGAGGTGAGTTATGCGGACCGGGCGGGGAAATATATGGGGCAGCGGGGGGTGACGCTGCCGCGGCTTTAGGGCTTGGGCTAGGCTTGGGCTTGGACTTGGGCTTGGGCTTGGGCTTGGGCTTGGGCTTGGGCTTGGGCTTGGGCTTGGGCTTGGGCTTGGGCTTGGGCTTGGGCTTGGGCTTGGGCTT
This genomic window contains:
- the dcd gene encoding dCTP deaminase — its product is MSVMSDRWIRERALGDAMIEPFHEAQRSDGCISYGLSSYGYDARVADEFKIFTNVDSAIVDPKDFAANSFVDRKTDVCIIPPNSFALARTVEYFRVPRDVLVICLGKSTYARCGIIVNVTPLEPEWEGHVTLEFSNTTPLPAKIYANEGACQFLFLKGNEPCEVSYADRAGKYMGQRGVTLPRL